Part of the Cottoperca gobio chromosome 1, fCotGob3.1, whole genome shotgun sequence genome, AAAATAACTTCTGCTGGCACCAAACTGCTCTTGTGGGATCAAAGCACTCAGTGAGGGTTGGCAGCACAGGTGCGCGGGTTTGTCTTAAAGTGATAATCCACATCTCCTGGCCCCAGTGGTTAAATCGTACATATGAGGAGATAGTCTTAATATGACCAAGAAGACACACGCTTGTTATTCAAACAGTGTCTTATCTGTTTGGCTGAGAACCTTGTATGAGCACTCAATCACCATGTTGTTGTACTGTTTAGGATATAGAAAACATTAACACAGCAAAAGCCCCCTGCCGGAGGGTGTCTTGCTGGTAGACCTACAgttgggaaacgatggagatcCAACGTATCGCTGGTAGTCTTCTAGTTGTTCTGAGCGCTTTAGGCCAGGTGTAGGCTTGGTGGAGTCCAGTCTCTTCAGGAAAGcctgaaagaaacacaaagacattttgttaCCTTGTGAttcaaaacatacagtaaattcaaattatttttggaaagctgtTAAATCTATCAAGTTTATCACGTGACTTTTCACCTTGGAAAGATGTCGGTATATGTATATGAGGTTGTGTCAAAAGTTCTCTTAGGGAAGTTTGAATATAAAAGTGCTTCATAATTTATACTGTTCACATTTAGAGGGACTAAGGGTCCCTCTAAACGTGTGTTGTGCCAGAATTCAGCCATAAAATCTAAAAATGCAGCAGGAGATTTATGTGAATGACATTTGATAGCATTTGATTCATTGAGCCATTTACTGTAAGTTGATCACATTTGTTCTGGCTTTTAACCCCCAGCATAGAAAACACCATACAACATTTATGATGGGTTTATCTTTCACAAAGTAAAACCAGTATTTGCCTTAGAAATAacgaaaaaaaagaaagtcccCATTCTACAAATCCTAATTAAATTATGACCAAACGGCATGATTCAAAACAGTGTAGGCAAGTGGCTGAATGTCGTACATGCAGTGAAACTCCCACATGCATGCTGTGCAGAAATCTCTCAATGAGCAAAAGCTCCACATGAAGCAACACAGCTGACAAATATCTCAACCgtcaagaaaatgtttttctgaagTTCACAAAATTCACCAGAGGCCATAAAAAGACACAGAAGTGTCAGACTGGTCACTTACTGCATTTCCAATATAAGAATAGTTTGAAATCTCTTCTAACTAAATCTAGCCCTCTGTATTAATATCACTTCAATTCAATCTTGAAATACATGGAACTAGTTTAACTTGTGCGGGATAAACGGGGTGTCTTACATGTGTGATTCGCAGGCTGGATACACTCATCACACGGTAGATTCAATTACTACACTCTAAGAATAGAGAAGGCAAAAAGCACTCCTAACGTTGAGAGATGGACGCAAGAGAAAGAACAGTTTGTCCTGAAAATGACCGGAACACATTCcctaaatgaaaacattaatcaGTATTATGTCAgatctttaattattaataagaAGAAAAATGCATTACAATATAAGTGATGAAAGCAATGCAAGTTTTCTGCTTTCACTCTTCAGGAGGAGACAATGACACTCTGCTGGGTGTCAATTAGAATTTCCTGACACTGCTGCTTGTCTGCTTCCATCACAATGTGGTCAAGCAGAGTTAATTTATGGGGTAAGAGCAGAGACTGTATAGTGAGAGGCCAAAGCTGCAAAGGCTAAACTATCTCATAATGTCACTCTGTGGCGCTGCGAGCCTGCCACCTGCTGCCATCTGTCCAAGTCCATCCGTGTCTgctttcagggggggggggggggggggggggcacttcTTAGTCTCACAGTTCTCAACCAGATTAACTACTAtcctcaaataaatataaacttcaagaggaatatatatatatatatatattacaaataataaGTGATATAACTTCAGAAAACCACACAGTTGTGACAGATTATTTAAACTACTTTAACCTGCAGATTCCCCCAGGACAATTGTGCATCATTGACAGTCTTTTCTGAAAAAGTGATAaataattgaaaagaaaatgtgataaGTTGATACTTGAGAAGATGGCTGCATTGTTTGAAAAATATGTAAGGATGCTATTATGAAAGTGTGGTGTTATGGAAATGGCACAACAacagacaattaaaaaaatggcGCGCAGTATATTATCATTGACAGAAGTTAACCAAGAGATGAGAACAGCCATCAGCAAAGAGCCAACAGCAGCTCCGTGTGTAAGTTTAGATAGACGTAATAACAGCACCAATATCACCTACAACCTGATACTTTAGCGGGCGGGTTTGAAAATTCACCATGATAGATTTGTTTCAACATTAATTGGTACGTTGCCTTTGTTATTAGGTCAATGCACAGAAATAAATTCCACGTGACAACGGTCTTACCTGAAGGTTAGACTTTGACTCCACGGATAGATGGTATACTGATTGGGAATAACAAGTCACTTAAAACACCCCGAAACACACTCTTTGCGTCCCACTGGCCCCAGAATTGACACCAGCACCACAGCGTATACAGCAAATACGGTTCTAATCAACTTCAAAATATATTGTGCTACTTAGCTAGTACCTGAGAATTTGAGAATCCAAATTCTGATGTAGATTTAAAGAGGTGCAGTTTGCAACATTGTGTGCATGGgctaaacatcaacaacacTATTAATCTACAGCTAATTCAACTTTCTGTCAAATTGACTTTAAAGAGCACTGATTCAATACTGAAGTTCAgtgtttatattaaaatgagtaTTGATTCACACAGGAAGCAAAACTCACCAGGTTCTCCCTCTCGATGCGCTGCTGTTCCCGCTGCCTGTTGAGTGCGCTGTGAGAGAGGCGAACCTGAGGTGACTTGCTGGCCGTGGGGGTTCTCTTCTTCACTGTACTTCCTGCTCTGGGCCCTGGGGAAGGGCGCGAAAGCTCCCGAAGAAGTCGTTGATTCTCACGATCTATGCGTTTGACCTCGTCATTGGTGAATGAGAAGTTCTTCCTGTTTCTCCCATAAGGACAGTTGAAGACCAGATTACCTCCAAGCTGACTCTCTGACCTCAGGGTGCCTGATTGGTGAAAGGGACATTTGTTTCAGTTTCTTAATCTGCCTTTCAAAAAGGAGTTACTGTTTTATGCAATGTTTTAATGGTTCTTTGACTCAAGAGTGAACCAAGCAGGATCGGTTTGGGTTACTAAAACACGTGAGaatttaaatatacaaacaaagcCACATTCCTATTCCATAATTAACATTTAGCATGGACATTCTTGGATGACTGAGGTGAAATGTTGAATGTTATGTGCTTAAATTATTATAACAGGTTGCAGTATAATACTCAACATACTCATTGTTCCTGATGCACGGTGTACGGAAATATGGTCTGTTGATGTTTAGCACACACCTACAATGATGAACACATTCAGGAACTACAGCCGAATTATAATTCAAATAACAGTCCAGTAGTATTAATGGTCTCCCTGAAGAAAAAaggctgtttgtgttgtgatttAGGCTAGATTGAAGATGAAGtccatttcatgttttattactCAGTACATGATGATTTAAGTTCTACCATTGTTTTGTTAGATGGCCCTAATTTATGAAAGACCTTTTTTTGTGGCAGTATTTATTGGTTGAGTTTGGGATAGAGGACAAAGTTATTAGTTTGCAATGTTATGTAATATGTAAGAAGTTATGCTCTTGTCTGAAAAAATGTTCACCACTGTCATATAAGTCCATGTGAACGGGGCAAATTTGAAGTAGCAGTTACATTATACATCACTGGTTCCCTAtttccctgttttttttctgactttcttttattctcttatATTTTCTTGGAAACCCCTTCAGTCTTTTGAACCCCTTCAAAATCTAACTATTTAAGAAAGAATATTCACTCTTTCTATGAACAAAttatttcatgcaaaaatggccgacaatgctgttttcagcctctgaaatatgaagatttgtctgcttttgtctgttttatagcatattaaactgaatatctttaggttttggacttACAActatcaccttggactttgagaaaccgggatggacatttttcaaaacagttctgacattttatagaccaagaaattaattgagaaaatcgATAATGGATACtaaaaataattagttgcagccttagTCAAAGGTAGATATGGCTTAACTTTAAAGGGTCACAGCTCACAAGCCCAAAAGGCTGGGAGCCAGTGGTAAAAGGCAAAGAGCATAGCAAATATGTTTACTCACCCTCGTCTACATCTTGATGCATGTTGCTCAGGCCACTGGAGGGCacactctcctgctgctgctctttaaAGCTTCCCTCTTCAGCATCTGTGTGGTTCAGGTCCAACGACTGGAGAGGGCTGATgtcaggagaggagagagggctCACATCTGTCACTGTATCCTCTGACTCCTCTGCACGGCCGATAGGCACATCCTGAGATCCTGCTGAGCCCACTTGGGTCCTTCTCACTCCAGGGGATAAAGAAAGCTTGTTGGGCCTGGGAAGGTTGGAGGAATTTGAACTGCTTCTCCCACTGCTACTCCTAGAGGAGCTCTCTGAGTCCGCATCAAAACTGCAATCATTCGAAGTGGCGTATGGACTTTGGGTGTGCTGATTTCCTATCATTTCCTTAGGAGATTGTTTATTTCTCCCTTTAGAGCCCGAGTGTGTGGACGGTaatgctttttcttcttttggacTCTGGTTGTACACATTCTTACAATCTACCTCTCTACCTTCAGCCATCAAAGTCATAGATGTTCCATCGGGCCCTTCTGACACCGAATTAATGTCTTTCTCACTATGACTGCTATTATTGAAGACTTTATCTGATGTACAGGTAACAAATGATACACTGGAcctgctcctctcttcttcctttgattgacagctgttttctttcctttctgctATGCTGCTACTATTGTTGTCGACTGGCTTTATGAGTTTTCTGGTCTCATCAGTCTTTGGGGACAAGtcaatgtttgtattttctgtcttaTTTGCATGTAGACTCGTATGTGCTGGTGTGCTCTTCTTTTCCCCTTCATCTTTGCTGGCGCTGTTATCATCACAGTCACTGTCGAAAAACGAATGATCAACTTCACCTTCTAGTTCACTGGGGCTGAACATCGCAGTCTTCCCCAACACACTGAACCTGTAAGGTAGTGTAAgattttagtatttattgtattgcattgcattcgttttattattgtttgcgTCAACCTGCCGAGTGACTGCAGATGGAAATGAGCTTGTAGCTAAATATGGTACAATGCATCTCCTCTCTTTATGTGAGTATAATGTTGCCATAGGCATATATGGTCCCTGACAATTACATACAAAAATGTACTAAACTAAgattgaaaaacatttattcagacTTGATGCCGATGTTTTGGTGGTCGATTATACATCTCATCCAGATCTCAAGAATGCCCTAATTGATTGATAAACCATTATACATATTAACAcatcttaaaacataaaactattCAAGATGTACTTGAAAATGTTCGGCAAAAGTGTAAATAATATTTCGCCTGATTTGTAGTTAAGGTCGGAGCTAAAACTTGCATTCACATCTGCATGGTTGCTCCACGGTGTAGCATGGGACGTGGACATACAAGCTATAGTAACGGTACTGTTACCGAAGACACT contains:
- the cfap97 gene encoding cilia- and flagella-associated protein 97 isoform X2 — protein: MFSPSELEGEVDHSFFDSDCDDNSASKDEGEKKSTPAHTSLHANKTENTNIDLSPKTDETRKLIKPVDNNSSSIAERKENSCQSKEEERSRSSVSFVTCTSDKVFNNSSHSEKDINSVSEGPDGTSMTLMAEGREVDCKNVYNQSPKEEKALPSTHSGSKGRNKQSPKEMIGNQHTQSPYATSNDCSFDADSESSSRSSSGRSSSNSSNLPRPNKLSLSPGVRRTQVGSAGSQDVPIGRAEESEDTVTDVSPLSSPDISPLQSLDLNHTDAEEGSFKEQQQESVPSSGLSNMHQDVDEGTLRSESQLGGNLVFNCPYGRNRKNFSFTNDEVKRIDRENQRLLRELSRPSPGPRAGSTVKKRTPTASKSPQVRLSHSALNRQREQQRIERENLAFLKRLDSTKPTPGLKRSEQLEDYQRYVGSPSFPN
- the cfap97 gene encoding cilia- and flagella-associated protein 97 isoform X1, which encodes MFSPSELEGEVDHSFFDSDCDDNSASKDEGEKKSTPAHTSLHANKTENTNIDLSPKTDETRKLIKPVDNNSSSIAERKENSCQSKEEERSRSSVSFVTCTSDKVFNNSSHSEKDINSVSEGPDGTSMTLMAEGREVDCKNVYNQSPKEEKALPSTHSGSKGRNKQSPKEMIGNQHTQSPYATSNDCSFDADSESSSRSSSGRSSSNSSNLPRPNKLSLSPGVRRTQVGSAGSQDVPIGRAEESEDTVTDVSPLSSPDISPLQSLDLNHTDAEEGSFKEQQQESVPSSGLSNMHQDVDEGTLRSESQLGGNLVFNCPYGRNRKNFSFTNDEVKRIDRENQRLLRELSRPSPGPRAGSTVKKRTPTASKSPQVRLSHSALNRQREQQRIERENLAFLKRLDSTKPTPGLKRSEQLEDYQRYVGSPSFPNSGPRPASSARHSSRAVSTTTDSSTIPVPRPSAVKPAWC